A region of Campylobacter armoricus DNA encodes the following proteins:
- a CDS encoding methyl-accepting chemotaxis protein — MEAACAGEYGRGFAVVAEEVRALTEKT; from the coding sequence ATTGAAGCCGCTTGTGCAGGTGAGTATGGTAGAGGTTTTGCTGTGGTTGCTGAGGAGGTTAGAGCTTTGACTGAAAAAACTTAA
- the rseP gene encoding RIP metalloprotease RseP, with protein MKSYLFLFIILAIGFKFYSFSFLVTLLVISFLIFFHELGHFLAAKHMRVDVEIFSIGFGKAVFKKTYKNTEYRLSALPFGGYVKLKGQDDLNPSKKNYEPNSYNTLNPLAKIYILFAGPFFNFFLAFLLYIAIGFLGIQKIAPIIGNIAPNSAAQKANLQIGDKILAINGVKIQSFEEISKLVHTKPITLNIERDDKIINIILTPQIDQGYNEFYQKVQKPLIGIAPKNEFVTIYHQGIDSLKYAYNESIEASMLIFKGLAKIISGELDAKNMGGIITMVDITSKAANTSIVVLFLITALISINLGVLNLLPIPALDGGHILFNLYELIFKKEVPKICFEYLSYFGMALLLSLMIFVTYNDITRFMNN; from the coding sequence TTGAAATCATATTTATTTTTATTCATCATTTTAGCTATAGGATTTAAATTTTATTCCTTTAGCTTTTTAGTGACACTTTTGGTAATATCTTTTTTAATTTTTTTTCACGAACTAGGACATTTTTTAGCTGCAAAACATATGAGAGTTGATGTAGAAATTTTTAGCATAGGATTTGGAAAAGCTGTTTTTAAAAAAACCTACAAAAATACAGAATATCGCTTGTCTGCTTTACCTTTTGGTGGCTATGTTAAACTTAAAGGACAAGATGACTTAAATCCTAGTAAAAAAAACTATGAACCAAATAGTTATAATACTTTAAATCCTTTAGCTAAAATTTACATACTTTTTGCAGGACCATTTTTTAATTTTTTTTTAGCCTTTTTGCTTTATATAGCCATAGGTTTTTTAGGTATTCAAAAAATAGCACCTATAATAGGAAATATAGCACCAAATTCAGCTGCCCAAAAAGCAAATTTACAAATTGGGGATAAAATATTGGCTATAAATGGAGTAAAAATTCAAAGTTTTGAAGAAATTAGCAAACTAGTCCATACAAAGCCTATCACTCTAAACATAGAAAGAGATGATAAAATTATCAATATCATCCTTACTCCACAAATTGATCAAGGATATAATGAGTTTTATCAAAAAGTTCAAAAACCTCTTATTGGTATAGCTCCTAAAAATGAATTTGTAACGATTTATCATCAAGGAATTGATAGTTTAAAATATGCTTATAATGAAAGCATAGAAGCTTCTATGCTTATATTTAAAGGATTAGCTAAGATTATAAGCGGGGAGTTAGATGCTAAAAATATGGGTGGAATCATCACTATGGTTGATATTACATCAAAGGCAGCAAATACTAGCATCGTAGTTTTATTTTTAATCACAGCTTTAATTTCTATCAATCTTGGGGTGTTAAATCTACTTCCTATCCCAGCATTAGATGGAGGGCATATACTATTTAATCTTTATGAATTAATCTTTAAAAAAGAAGTTCCAAAAATATGCTTTGAATATCTTAGTTATTTTGGTATGGCTTTACTTTTAAGCTTAATGATATTTGTAACTTATAATGATATTACCCGTTTTATGAACAATTAA
- the pgsA gene encoding CDP-diacylglycerol--glycerol-3-phosphate 3-phosphatidyltransferase: protein MNLPNILAFMRILLAPLLFFLLINDFENIHPSWVNYFACVVFGIAALTDFFDGYIARTWNQTTKLGAIIDPLADKMLVLAAFLGLLLTQKADPWIIYIILVREFFITGFRVVMVSEKFDVSASFAGKIKTTFQMIAIIFLIMQWPFANTLLFIALILTLYSAFEYVLAYINHSKKV from the coding sequence ATGAATTTGCCTAATATATTAGCGTTTATGAGGATATTATTAGCTCCACTTTTATTTTTTTTGCTAATCAATGATTTTGAAAATATCCATCCTAGTTGGGTAAATTATTTTGCTTGTGTTGTTTTTGGTATAGCTGCTTTAACCGATTTTTTTGATGGTTATATTGCAAGAACTTGGAATCAAACAACAAAACTTGGAGCTATTATAGATCCACTTGCTGATAAGATGCTTGTTTTAGCTGCTTTTTTGGGATTATTACTCACCCAAAAAGCTGATCCTTGGATAATTTATATTATTTTAGTAAGAGAGTTTTTTATAACCGGCTTTAGAGTGGTTATGGTAAGTGAAAAATTTGATGTAAGCGCTTCTTTTGCAGGGAAAATCAAAACAACTTTTCAAATGATTGCTATTATATTTTTAATCATGCAGTGGCCTTTTGCCAATACTTTATTATTTATTGCTTTAATACTTACGCTTTATTCGGCTTTTGAATATGTATTAGCCTACATTAATCACTCAAAAAAGGTATAA
- a CDS encoding enoyl-ACP reductase — MDTFFQNKTLVISGGTRGIGKAIVYEFAKAGANIAFTFNSNANLAQEIVKDLESNYKIKAKAYEFNILEPETYKELFEKIDQDFNRIDFFISNAIISGRAVVGGYTKFMKLKPKGINNIFTATVNAFVVGAQEAAKRMEKVGGGSILSISSTGNLVHIENYAGHGTAKAAVEAMARYAATELGSKNIRVNVVSGGPIDTDALKAFTNYEEVKNATINLSPLNRIGEPQDLAGACLFLCSDKANWITGHTLIVDGGTTFK; from the coding sequence ATGGATACTTTTTTTCAAAACAAAACTTTAGTAATTAGTGGCGGAACAAGAGGAATTGGGAAAGCTATTGTATATGAATTTGCAAAAGCAGGTGCTAATATAGCTTTTACTTTTAATTCTAACGCAAATTTAGCTCAAGAAATCGTAAAAGATTTAGAATCAAACTATAAAATCAAAGCAAAAGCTTATGAATTTAACATACTTGAACCAGAAACTTATAAAGAATTATTTGAAAAAATTGATCAAGATTTTAACAGAATAGACTTTTTTATTTCCAATGCTATTATTTCAGGTCGTGCTGTTGTAGGCGGATATACTAAATTTATGAAATTAAAACCAAAAGGTATTAATAATATCTTCACAGCAACTGTTAATGCTTTTGTTGTCGGAGCACAAGAAGCAGCAAAAAGAATGGAAAAAGTTGGCGGAGGTAGCATACTTTCAATCTCATCAACAGGAAATTTAGTTCATATTGAAAATTATGCTGGTCATGGTACTGCAAAAGCAGCCGTAGAAGCTATGGCAAGATATGCTGCAACTGAACTTGGCTCTAAAAATATTCGCGTAAATGTAGTAAGTGGCGGACCAATCGACACTGATGCACTTAAAGCATTTACAAATTATGAGGAAGTTAAAAATGCGACTATTAATCTTAGTCCATTAAACCGCATAGGAGAACCTCAAGATCTAGCTGGGGCATGTTTATTTTTATGTTCTGATAAAGCAAATTGGATCACAGGTCATACTTTAATTGTAGATGGCGGTACCACTTTTAAATAA
- the dapA gene encoding 4-hydroxy-tetrahydrodipicolinate synthase: MDNKIIIGAMTALITPFKNGKLDEQTYHKLIKRQIINGIDAVVPVGTTGESATLTHEEHRICIEIALDACKGSSCKVLAGAGSNATHEAVSLAKFAQEHGADGILSVTPYYNKPTQEGLYLHYKEIAKSVDIPVLLYNVPGRTGCELQTETIIRLFRDCENIYGVKEASGSIDKCVDLLAHEPRMILLSGEDAINYPILSNGGKGVISVTSNLLPDMISKLTHLALEEKYIEAKKINDELYNINKILFCESNPIPIKAAMYIAGLTPTLEYRLPLCKPSDCNLAKIETIMKNYNIKGF; this comes from the coding sequence ATGGACAATAAAATCATCATAGGAGCAATGACAGCTTTAATAACACCATTTAAAAATGGAAAATTAGATGAGCAAACTTACCATAAACTCATCAAAAGACAAATTATAAATGGAATTGATGCGGTAGTGCCTGTTGGAACAACCGGAGAAAGTGCAACTTTAACCCACGAAGAACATAGAATTTGCATAGAAATAGCCTTAGATGCGTGCAAAGGAAGTTCTTGTAAAGTTTTAGCAGGAGCAGGAAGCAACGCTACACATGAAGCTGTTAGCTTAGCTAAATTTGCACAAGAGCATGGAGCTGATGGAATTTTAAGTGTTACTCCATACTATAATAAACCCACACAAGAAGGTTTATATCTTCACTATAAAGAAATAGCAAAAAGTGTTGATATACCTGTGCTTTTATATAATGTACCAGGAAGAACAGGATGCGAACTTCAAACAGAAACTATTATAAGATTATTTAGAGATTGTGAAAATATTTATGGAGTTAAAGAAGCTAGCGGAAGTATAGATAAATGCGTTGATTTACTAGCACATGAACCTAGAATGATACTTTTAAGCGGAGAAGATGCAATTAATTATCCTATACTTTCAAATGGTGGAAAAGGTGTGATTTCAGTTACTTCAAATTTACTTCCTGATATGATTTCAAAATTAACTCATTTAGCTTTAGAAGAAAAATATATTGAAGCTAAAAAAATCAATGATGAGTTATATAATATTAATAAAATTTTATTTTGTGAAAGCAATCCTATACCTATTAAAGCAGCGATGTATATAGCAGGTTTAACTCCTACTTTGGAGTATCGTTTGCCACTTTGCAAACCTAGTGATTGTAATTTAGCAAAAATAGAAACAATTATGAAAAACTATAATATAAAAGGATTTTAA
- a CDS encoding M16 family metallopeptidase: MINYKKITLENELEIYALPVNKKSGVISVDIFYKVGSRNEKMGKSGIAHMLEHLNFKSTKNLKAGEFDEIVKGFGGVDNASTGFDFTHYFIKCSSDNLDKSLWLFAELMRNLNLKDDEFQPERNVVLEERRWRTDNNPLGYLYFRLYNHAFLHHPYHWTPIGFFKDIQNWKIQDIQEFHQTFYQPKNAILLVSGDINEDEVFALAKKHFQNIKNTKEIPIVHEKEPEQDGAKRIILHKESDTQLLALAYKIPAFNHEDMPKLCALSELLGNGKSSLINEILIDKLELINEFYAYASENIDENLFIFICVCNEGIKAEDVEKELLKILEDVKNAKFDDTIMEKIKNTVKSDFIFSLSNASNVANIYGSYLAKGDLKPLLDYEKNIENLSKNDLIHCARKYFNESKSTTIILKRGEDGQ; this comes from the coding sequence ATGATTAATTATAAAAAAATCACCCTTGAAAATGAACTTGAAATTTACGCCTTACCTGTAAATAAAAAAAGTGGTGTTATAAGTGTAGATATTTTTTATAAAGTTGGTTCAAGAAACGAAAAAATGGGAAAAAGTGGCATAGCTCATATGCTTGAACATTTAAATTTTAAAAGTACAAAAAATTTAAAAGCAGGTGAATTTGATGAAATAGTCAAGGGTTTTGGCGGAGTAGATAATGCAAGCACAGGCTTTGATTTTACTCACTATTTTATAAAATGTTCTAGCGATAATTTAGATAAATCCTTGTGGCTTTTTGCTGAATTAATGCGTAATTTAAATTTAAAAGATGATGAATTTCAACCTGAAAGAAATGTAGTTTTAGAAGAAAGACGTTGGAGAACTGATAACAATCCTTTAGGATATTTATATTTTAGATTATACAATCATGCTTTTTTACATCATCCATACCACTGGACCCCGATAGGCTTTTTTAAAGATATACAAAATTGGAAAATACAAGATATACAAGAATTTCATCAAACTTTTTATCAGCCAAAAAACGCTATTTTGCTTGTGAGTGGTGATATAAATGAAGATGAAGTTTTTGCTTTAGCTAAAAAGCATTTTCAAAATATAAAAAATACTAAAGAAATTCCTATAGTTCATGAAAAAGAACCTGAACAAGATGGTGCTAAACGCATAATCTTACACAAAGAAAGCGATACGCAGTTACTGGCACTTGCATATAAAATTCCAGCATTTAACCATGAAGATATGCCAAAACTTTGCGCATTAAGTGAGCTTTTAGGAAATGGGAAAAGTTCTTTAATAAATGAAATTTTAATTGATAAATTAGAACTTATCAATGAGTTTTATGCTTATGCAAGTGAAAACATAGATGAGAATTTATTTATATTTATTTGTGTTTGTAATGAAGGAATAAAAGCAGAAGATGTTGAAAAAGAGCTTTTGAAAATTCTTGAAGATGTAAAAAATGCTAAATTTGATGATACTATCATGGAAAAAATCAAAAATACCGTAAAAAGTGATTTTATTTTTTCATTGAGCAATGCAAGTAATGTTGCAAATATTTATGGTTCTTATCTTGCAAAAGGTGATTTAAAGCCTTTGCTTGATTATGAAAAAAACATAGAAAATCTAAGTAAAAATGATTTAATTCATTGTGCTAGAAAATACTTTAATGAAAGCAAATCTACTACAATAATCTTAAAAAGGGGTGAAGATGGACAATAA
- a CDS encoding quinone-dependent dihydroorotate dehydrogenase has protein sequence MTYDSLKPLIYKLDPENAHALVEFGMRTLDCIFPGGFSFFAKDYIVNDEILNQEIFNLNFYNPVGLAGGFDKNATMIRPLSALGFGFLEYGTFTPKPQSGNEKPRLFRLVEQESIQNAMGFNNKGKDAIAKEVKKVYPFSIPLVANIGKNKITPNEEAINDYIILLKEFKDLCDLFVINISSPNTKNLRDLQSEEFVSILFTQAKEITDKPVILKIAPDMSIDSAISLCKSAISAKADGIIMANTSIDYSLIDNTRTFGGISGKLITQKSATFFKEVAKEIYKDTILIASGGIDSAELAYERIKNGASLVQIYTAMIFKGPSIVKNINQGLIELLKQDGFDHISQAIGVNFK, from the coding sequence ATGACTTATGATAGTTTAAAACCTTTAATTTATAAATTAGATCCAGAAAATGCTCATGCTTTAGTTGAATTTGGTATGCGAACTCTAGATTGCATATTTCCTGGAGGATTTAGTTTTTTCGCAAAAGATTATATAGTAAATGATGAAATTTTAAATCAAGAAATTTTTAATCTAAATTTCTACAATCCCGTTGGTTTAGCAGGTGGATTTGATAAAAACGCAACTATGATACGACCACTAAGTGCTTTAGGTTTTGGCTTTTTAGAATATGGAACTTTCACCCCAAAACCACAAAGTGGCAATGAAAAACCTAGACTTTTTAGACTTGTTGAACAAGAAAGTATTCAAAATGCTATGGGGTTCAATAATAAAGGCAAAGATGCCATTGCGAAAGAAGTTAAAAAAGTTTATCCTTTTAGTATACCTTTAGTAGCAAATATAGGCAAAAATAAAATTACCCCAAACGAAGAAGCTATTAATGATTATATTATTTTATTAAAAGAATTTAAAGATTTGTGCGATTTATTTGTGATTAACATTTCTTCACCAAATACCAAAAATTTAAGAGATTTGCAAAGTGAGGAATTTGTAAGTATCTTATTTACTCAAGCAAAAGAAATTACAGATAAACCTGTGATTTTAAAAATCGCTCCAGATATGAGTATAGATAGTGCAATTTCACTTTGTAAAAGTGCTATTAGTGCAAAAGCTGATGGCATTATCATGGCAAATACTAGCATAGATTATTCTTTGATCGACAATACAAGAACCTTTGGTGGAATTAGTGGTAAATTAATCACTCAAAAAAGTGCAACATTTTTCAAAGAAGTGGCTAAAGAAATTTACAAAGATACTATTTTAATAGCAAGTGGAGGTATAGATAGTGCCGAGCTTGCTTATGAGCGTATTAAAAATGGAGCAAGTTTGGTTCAAATTTATACAGCCATGATTTTCAAAGGACCAAGCATTGTTAAAAATATCAATCAAGGCTTAATCGAACTTTTAAAACAAGATGGTTTTGATCATATTAGTCAAGCTATAGGAGTTAATTTTAAATGA
- a CDS encoding ABC transporter ATP-binding protein yields the protein MDKNYKEMKLKEVFIRFKPYYKEYWFYFILAIIGMLLTSGGTAASAYIIEPILNKIFIEKNVELLYYMPFLVVLIYALKNLGAYMQVYYISYVGTDILRRLRELVLGNLLRLDMSFFQKYRSGELISRCTSDIGALQNIVSTIIPEILRESLTAIGLLSVVIYQSPKLAFFALVILPLAIYPLAIFAKKIKKIGRNTQEKNSDLTSRLSEIFSNIELIKASNAGKNEMQKFSQTNSEVCRLSLKGIRIEALSSPLMESMGSIGFAIVIIIGGKEVIEGSLSIGSFFSFTTALFMAYTPIKRLSSLYTRLQNAVAASERTFYLTDLKPQIKGGNEKLTESIQNIHFKNVSLSYQKDKMVLKDINFSFNKGEILALVGSSGGGKSSIINLLMYFFEKDSGEILINQKDISSFDIISLRENISLVTQNIYIFNDTIAQNIAYAKEYDETRVIEVLKQANAYDFVQELGGIHTELKEHGKNLSGGQKQRIAIARALYKNPQILIFDEATSALDNESEKAIVKTIESLKKDRLILIIAHRLSTIENADKIAVLDKGKIASIGNDEYLMKHCEIYQKLKQKTQKTNKIKEK from the coding sequence ATGGATAAAAATTACAAAGAAATGAAGCTTAAAGAAGTTTTTATCCGCTTTAAGCCTTATTATAAAGAGTATTGGTTTTATTTTATTTTAGCTATCATTGGTATGCTTTTAACTAGTGGTGGAACAGCAGCTAGTGCTTATATCATAGAACCTATTTTAAATAAAATTTTTATAGAAAAAAATGTTGAATTACTTTATTATATGCCTTTTCTTGTTGTTTTAATTTATGCTTTAAAAAACCTTGGTGCTTATATGCAAGTTTATTATATATCGTATGTTGGAACAGATATTTTAAGAAGATTAAGAGAATTAGTTCTTGGTAATCTTTTGCGTTTGGATATGAGTTTTTTTCAAAAATATAGAAGTGGAGAACTAATTAGCAGATGCACTTCTGATATTGGAGCTTTGCAAAATATTGTTTCTACCATTATACCTGAAATTTTAAGAGAAAGTTTAACCGCGATTGGACTTTTAAGTGTTGTCATTTACCAAAGTCCAAAACTTGCTTTTTTTGCTTTAGTGATTTTACCTTTGGCAATTTACCCTCTTGCTATTTTTGCTAAAAAAATTAAAAAAATAGGACGCAATACTCAAGAAAAAAATTCCGATCTTACTTCAAGATTAAGTGAAATCTTTTCTAATATAGAACTGATTAAAGCTTCTAATGCAGGCAAAAACGAAATGCAAAAATTTAGCCAAACCAATAGTGAAGTTTGCAGACTTTCTTTAAAAGGCATTAGAATCGAAGCTTTAAGTAGTCCTTTAATGGAATCTATGGGCTCAATTGGATTTGCAATAGTAATTATAATAGGAGGGAAAGAGGTTATAGAAGGAAGTTTAAGCATAGGTTCTTTTTTTAGCTTTACTACGGCTTTATTTATGGCTTATACCCCTATTAAAAGGCTTTCATCACTTTATACAAGATTGCAAAATGCAGTAGCAGCAAGCGAGAGAACTTTTTACCTAACTGATTTAAAACCGCAAATTAAAGGTGGCAATGAAAAACTTACAGAAAGTATTCAAAATATTCATTTTAAAAATGTATCTTTAAGCTATCAAAAAGATAAAATGGTATTAAAAGATATAAATTTTTCTTTTAATAAAGGAGAAATTCTAGCTCTAGTTGGATCAAGCGGTGGAGGGAAATCTTCTATTATTAATCTTTTAATGTATTTTTTTGAAAAAGATAGCGGAGAAATTTTAATTAATCAAAAAGATATTAGTTCTTTTGATATTATTAGTTTAAGAGAAAATATCTCTTTAGTAACTCAAAATATTTATATATTTAATGATACCATAGCTCAAAATATTGCTTATGCTAAAGAATACGATGAAACACGCGTAATAGAGGTTTTAAAACAAGCTAATGCTTATGATTTTGTACAAGAACTTGGTGGCATACACACTGAATTAAAAGAGCATGGGAAAAATCTTTCAGGTGGGCAAAAACAACGCATTGCTATAGCAAGAGCTTTATACAAAAATCCTCAAATTTTAATTTTTGATGAAGCCACTTCAGCACTTGATAATGAAAGTGAAAAAGCCATAGTAAAAACCATAGAAAGTCTAAAAAAAGATCGCTTGATTCTTATTATCGCTCATAGGCTTAGTACTATAGAAAATGCTGATAAAATTGCAGTACTTGATAAAGGTAAAATTGCATCTATAGGAAATGATGAATATTTGATGAAACATTGTGAAATTTATCAAAAATTAAAACAAAAGACTCAAAAAACTAATAAAATAAAAGAAAAATAA
- the cysS gene encoding cysteine--tRNA ligase, with protein MVFFDSVLKKKCKFVPHETKKANIYLCGPTVYDDAHLGHARSSVCFDFLRRVLIANDYEVTFARNYTDIDDKILKKMQESGKSLEEITNFYIERYEEDMRALNILEPDFKPKATAYIEQMIAYIEKLLELNLAYKLEDGIYFDTSKDDKYFYISKRNLEDNQSRLEESVAKKNDSDFVLWKFDEKFYPANFGKGRPGWHTECVVMIESIFKDKLDIHAGGIDLLFPHHENEACQCRCKNNHELANFWLHNGFVQINGEKMSKSLGNSFFLKDSLKLFSGEVLRFYLLSVHYRAHFNYALEDLQAAKKRLDKFYRLKKRLNLNAFIGEKTIIESEIAKNILKVLNDDLNASKALALLDEFINESNIYLDQNPKDKVYKAKLEKTLKELAFIFGIGFIDAIKYFQFGISKEQCQEIEEKITLRNKAKQEKNYALADQIRNDLAKENILLMDTPNGVVWEKNG; from the coding sequence ATGGTATTTTTTGATAGCGTTTTAAAGAAAAAATGCAAATTTGTCCCACATGAGACAAAAAAAGCAAATATTTATCTATGCGGACCTACCGTGTATGATGATGCACATTTAGGCCATGCAAGAAGTAGTGTATGTTTTGATTTTTTAAGAAGAGTTTTAATAGCAAATGATTATGAAGTAACTTTTGCTAGAAATTACACTGATATTGATGATAAAATCTTAAAAAAAATGCAAGAGAGTGGTAAAAGTTTAGAAGAAATTACAAATTTTTACATTGAAAGATATGAAGAGGATATGCGAGCACTTAATATCTTAGAACCTGATTTTAAACCAAAGGCTACAGCTTATATTGAGCAAATGATTGCTTACATAGAAAAACTTTTAGAATTAAACCTAGCTTATAAACTTGAAGATGGAATTTACTTTGATACTAGCAAAGATGATAAATACTTTTATATTTCTAAAAGAAATTTAGAAGATAATCAATCACGCTTAGAAGAAAGTGTAGCTAAAAAAAATGATAGTGATTTTGTCTTGTGGAAATTTGATGAAAAATTTTATCCTGCAAATTTTGGCAAAGGAAGGCCGGGTTGGCACACAGAATGCGTTGTGATGATAGAGAGTATTTTTAAAGACAAACTTGATATTCATGCAGGGGGTATAGATTTACTTTTTCCTCATCATGAAAATGAAGCTTGTCAGTGTCGTTGTAAAAACAACCACGAACTGGCTAATTTTTGGCTACATAATGGCTTTGTGCAAATTAATGGTGAAAAAATGAGCAAAAGCTTAGGAAATAGCTTTTTTCTAAAAGACTCTTTAAAGCTTTTTAGTGGAGAGGTTTTGAGATTTTATCTTTTAAGCGTGCATTATAGAGCACATTTTAATTATGCTTTAGAAGACTTACAAGCTGCCAAAAAAAGACTTGATAAATTTTACCGCTTAAAAAAACGCTTAAATTTAAATGCTTTTATAGGTGAAAAAACCATCATAGAAAGCGAAATTGCTAAAAATATCTTAAAAGTATTAAATGATGATTTAAATGCCTCTAAGGCTTTAGCTTTACTTGATGAGTTTATTAATGAAAGTAATATTTATTTAGATCAAAATCCAAAAGATAAAGTTTATAAAGCTAAACTAGAAAAAACTTTAAAAGAACTTGCATTCATTTTTGGTATAGGTTTTATAGATGCTATAAAATATTTTCAATTTGGCATTAGTAAAGAACAATGTCAAGAAATAGAAGAAAAAATCACTTTACGCAACAAAGCAAAACAAGAAAAAAACTACGCCTTAGCAGATCAAATTCGCAATGATTTAGCTAAGGAAAATATTCTTTTAATGGATACACCAAATGGTGTAGTATGGGAGAAAAATGGATAA
- the murJ gene encoding murein biosynthesis integral membrane protein MurJ, whose product MKKNIIFKNFIINALGILFSRIMGVLRDIILALYLGAGIYSDIFFVALKMPAFFRRIFAEGAFGQAFLPSFLKASKKGAFCLNVLLQFSIIVFLTCVLISFFAEFFTKIFAFGFNKETIILAAPLVSINFWYLFFIFLVTFLGSLLNYKQNFFITSFSASFFNLFVVIAGFFVSQDEPLKALYYFSYATILSGLAQLIWHIFALKNTRILKSMYLSIKLRRTKASLNKFHSTFTHGLLGSSANQISSLLDTTIASFLMAGSISYLYYSNRVFQLPLALFAIALSQVSFPKILRHLKANEEQKALAFMQKAFEYLSMLLILASIVGIILAKEIVEFLFQRGNFNQEDTKITAFLLQAYLLGLLPFGLQKLFSLWLYAKFKQKIAAIIAFKTLFISAFFSIVIILLIKEEAYKSLGIALASSISAFYLLYANIKEFGFKNLWGIFRVKFWLISIVFLSLFALGLFEIKDILIQFLIEMYHFFKGLF is encoded by the coding sequence ATGAAAAAAAATATTATTTTTAAAAATTTTATCATCAATGCTTTAGGAATTTTATTTTCTAGAATTATGGGTGTTTTAAGAGATATTATTTTAGCTTTGTATTTAGGAGCTGGAATCTATAGCGATATTTTCTTTGTAGCATTAAAAATGCCTGCGTTTTTTAGAAGAATTTTTGCAGAAGGAGCTTTTGGACAAGCTTTTTTACCAAGTTTTTTAAAAGCTAGCAAAAAAGGTGCTTTTTGTTTAAATGTCTTATTGCAATTTAGCATCATTGTTTTTTTAACTTGTGTTTTAATAAGCTTTTTTGCTGAATTTTTTACAAAAATTTTTGCTTTTGGTTTTAATAAAGAAACCATTATTTTAGCAGCACCCTTAGTTTCTATCAATTTTTGGTATTTATTTTTTATCTTTTTAGTAACTTTTTTAGGCTCATTATTAAACTATAAGCAGAATTTTTTCATCACTTCTTTTTCAGCTTCATTTTTTAATCTTTTTGTGGTTATTGCAGGATTTTTCGTTAGTCAAGATGAACCTTTAAAAGCTTTATATTATTTTTCTTATGCAACCATTTTAAGTGGTTTAGCTCAACTTATATGGCATATTTTTGCTTTAAAAAATACTAGAATTTTAAAAAGTATGTATTTAAGTATCAAACTTAGAAGGACAAAAGCAAGTCTAAATAAATTCCACTCTACTTTTACCCATGGACTTTTAGGCTCTTCAGCTAATCAAATTAGTTCTTTATTAGATACCACTATAGCTAGTTTTTTAATGGCTGGAAGTATTTCTTATTTATATTATTCTAACAGAGTTTTTCAACTTCCCTTAGCACTTTTTGCAATCGCCCTAAGTCAGGTAAGTTTTCCAAAAATATTAAGACATTTAAAAGCAAATGAAGAACAAAAGGCCTTAGCTTTTATGCAAAAGGCTTTTGAGTATTTAAGCATGCTTTTGATTTTAGCTAGTATAGTTGGGATCATTTTAGCTAAAGAAATTGTGGAATTTTTATTTCAAAGAGGAAATTTCAATCAAGAGGATACGAAAATTACAGCATTTTTATTACAAGCTTATCTTTTAGGACTTTTACCTTTTGGCTTACAAAAGCTTTTTTCTTTATGGCTTTATGCCAAATTTAAACAAAAAATAGCAGCCATAATTGCTTTCAAAACACTTTTTATATCAGCATTTTTTAGCATTGTGATTATTTTGCTTATCAAAGAAGAGGCATATAAGAGCTTAGGTATCGCATTGGCTTCATCTATTAGTGCTTTTTATTTATTATATGCTAATATTAAAGAATTTGGTTTTAAAAATCTTTGGGGTATTTTTAGAGTTAAATTTTGGCTTATTAGCATAGTATTTTTAAGTTTATTTGCTTTAGGCTTATTTGAAATTAAAGATATTTTAATACAATTTTTAATTGAAATGTATCATTTTTTTAAAGGTTTATTTTGA